TTCCTGACCGCTTACAATACCTGGGATGTACGACCCGTTTTTCATTATTCCGACTCCCGGCAGCAACATGAAGATCCCAAAGCCCGACAGGAAGCCCATGCCGATTGGCTCTATACAGTTCCGAATACCTACGGAAAAGAAGTGGATATCGTGTATGAGTGTAAGATGAAAGAGTTAGCGCTTATTAAGCTGAAAAACAGCTAGTTGTAGGGTTAACAGAAAATACTATTTTACCGTTACTGATGTAGTAATGAATCTTACGCATTTATTTCCTAGTAAACAGTAACTTACTAGCTCACCTTTCACTCTTAATCCAATAAATTCAATCGTCTTTCTTGACTTCAAGGCGGGTAGTCCATTTAAAAGCATCCACCCTTCGCTACATCGCTACTCTGGATAACCAGCCCCGCATGTATTTTTCCTGGACGGGTGCTTTCTCCGCAATGTCAATGTATCGATACCCCTGTAAGATGTTGAGCACTTTAAGCAGTAGGACCGGGTTGGGGTGCTGGTTGGTTAAAGTGACCGTTTGGGAGCCAACAATACCATCCACCGGAAGATCAGGATATAGCTGCTGATTCTGATTCAATACATTCAGCGCCCGTTGTAAAAACTGGGCTGCAACAGTAATTCCCATATTTACCCCCGTATCGAAAAGCTCGTTGGCAATGTTCTGATTGTTCAGCGCATCCAGCCGAAGAACGTCCCAATAGTTGGCTTTATAGCGGGAGCGTACCAGAACCATTAGCTTTTTATTGGCAAACATGACCGAATCGAAGTTCTTGCGAGCCGTTGTTTTCTTGATCTGGTCAATGATTGTCCAGCCTGCCCAATCACTGTTGGCATTTCGGGATATACCACCAAAGGTTTCTCCACCCATGTCGTCGGGGTCATTAGCGTAACCGGCCTCCACGTTCAGGGTAATGTTATAGCCTATATCAAAATTTGCCATCTGTTCAGTACGTTAAAGCTCGAAAGGAGAAAAGTCCGCTATAGTGGTTAAGAACATGGCGGACTTTCTAATACAGTTTACCCGTCACTAAGCCCGCAATCACCGAGGAAATTTCAAGTTGCAAGGTATTTGTTACGGATTTATTGAGTTGCCAAACCTTAGTCTTCGGTCGATCTCTTTCGTAGGCGGCTGAAGTATTCTATGGTCGCCCTATTTCGAGCATTGACAATCATCGAAATCGTTTCATTCTACTTAGCAATCGTATCGTTAGTTGCTGATCAACAATGGATTGGTGTTGAGTCTGGATCATCGACCTAGTATCACGAAGAGGCTTTTCGGAACAAAAAAGCCCGCTACCTTCCTGGTAGCGGGCGGAACTGGTTGGGCGGTCAGACTTGTCCGAAAAGACTAGCCGCTAAGTTGAGATTGTAGTGAACTGACCGAGGTGGGTCAATT
This window of the Spirosoma aerolatum genome carries:
- a CDS encoding glycoside hydrolase family 108 protein — its product is MANFDIGYNITLNVEAGYANDPDDMGGETFGGISRNANSDWAGWTIIDQIKKTTARKNFDSVMFANKKLMVLVRSRYKANYWDVLRLDALNNQNIANELFDTGVNMGITVAAQFLQRALNVLNQNQQLYPDLPVDGIVGSQTVTLTNQHPNPVLLLKVLNILQGYRYIDIAEKAPVQEKYMRGWLSRVAM